In one window of Brassica rapa cultivar Chiifu-401-42 chromosome A07, CAAS_Brap_v3.01, whole genome shotgun sequence DNA:
- the LOC103829479 gene encoding protein RADIALIS-like 5, with protein sequence MASSSMSSSWTSKQNKIFERALAVYDKDTPDRWQNVAKAVGNKSAEEVKRHYDILVEDLMNIEQDLVPLPKYKTVDVGNKSRGINDYDLRLMKNMRIQ encoded by the exons ATGGCCTCAAGTTCTATGAGCTCCTCTTGGACGTCTAAGCAAAATAAGATATTCGAAAGGGCTTTAGCCGTTTACGACAAAGACACTCCAGACCGTTGGCAAAACGTGGCCAAAGCCGTCGGGAATAAATCGGCAGAGGAAGTCAAACGTCACTACGATATTCTCGTTGAAGATCTCATGAACATCGAGCAAGACTTAGTCCCTTTGCCTAAATACAAGACCGTCGATGTTGGAAATAAATCAAGAGGCATCAACGATTACGATTTGAG GTTAATGAAGAATATGAGGATCCAGTGA
- the LOC103829480 gene encoding uncharacterized protein LOC103829480 isoform X2, giving the protein MTQRLMLTCKVNRRFFPSRKRKKQDQKSHSSTFITKPSISTFTSSSTTCSCKTNMEDFRSRSYGDGRTSDRRSDGPGSLGGNGMQDLRSYSTSYTDHPTRIPEDNPNLKKGKSSSSSWGFVDPDIKRKKRVVSYRAYTVEGKLKGSFRKSFKWVKDKCSKLLN; this is encoded by the exons ATGACTCAGCGCCTCATGTTGACTT GTAAAGTAAACAGAAGATTCTTTCCTTCTcgtaaaagaaagaaacaagacCAAAAAAGCCACTCGTCGACTTTTATTACAAAACCTTCGATCTCCACCTTCACTTCTTCCTCTACTACTTGTTCGTGTAAGACCAATATGGAAGACTTCAGATCCAGATCGTACGGTGACGGTAGAACATCAGACCGGAGATCCGACGGTCCAGGTTCACTCGGTGGTAATGGTATGCAAGATCTCAGGTCTTACAGCACTTCCTACACCGATCACCCGACCCGGATACCCGAAGATAACCCGAATCTGAAGAAAGGAAAATCGTCATCTTCTTCATGGGGATTTGTGGATCCAGATATAAAGAGGAAGAAAAGAGTTGTGAGTTACAGAGCTTACACTGTTGAAGGTAAGCTTAAAGGCTCTTTCAGAAAAAGCTTCAAGTGGGTTAAAGATAAATGCAGCAAGTTGCTCAACTAA
- the LOC103829480 gene encoding uncharacterized protein LOC103829480 isoform X1, giving the protein MAIVVVFIQRYEETNKRKKYIGKVNRRFFPSRKRKKQDQKSHSSTFITKPSISTFTSSSTTCSCKTNMEDFRSRSYGDGRTSDRRSDGPGSLGGNGMQDLRSYSTSYTDHPTRIPEDNPNLKKGKSSSSSWGFVDPDIKRKKRVVSYRAYTVEGKLKGSFRKSFKWVKDKCSKLLN; this is encoded by the coding sequence ATGGCAATAGTAGTTGTCTTCATTCAAAGATATGAAGAAactaataaaaggaaaaaatatatagGTAAAGTAAACAGAAGATTCTTTCCTTCTcgtaaaagaaagaaacaagacCAAAAAAGCCACTCGTCGACTTTTATTACAAAACCTTCGATCTCCACCTTCACTTCTTCCTCTACTACTTGTTCGTGTAAGACCAATATGGAAGACTTCAGATCCAGATCGTACGGTGACGGTAGAACATCAGACCGGAGATCCGACGGTCCAGGTTCACTCGGTGGTAATGGTATGCAAGATCTCAGGTCTTACAGCACTTCCTACACCGATCACCCGACCCGGATACCCGAAGATAACCCGAATCTGAAGAAAGGAAAATCGTCATCTTCTTCATGGGGATTTGTGGATCCAGATATAAAGAGGAAGAAAAGAGTTGTGAGTTACAGAGCTTACACTGTTGAAGGTAAGCTTAAAGGCTCTTTCAGAAAAAGCTTCAAGTGGGTTAAAGATAAATGCAGCAAGTTGCTCAACTAA
- the LOC103829481 gene encoding uncharacterized protein LOC103829481 isoform X2 → MSGGSGGPKAQEGELFVAVAVKGMIGDKLGGGGSRRAVRWAVDNLLPKADRFVMIHVIPTITTIPTPTGERLPLKEVEERLVEMYVREVKQEHESVFVPFLKMCKRSSRSKVETLLLEYDDPAKALLRFIFKSGVNSLVMGSFTPSMFTRITKGPGVPLTVLRYAPETCEVYIVCKDRITTKSMNPLINAGPSTGPKAAASARGYLKDGAASFHTVQSQNLSDHRETIEPGTRRSVSAKELRSTVYSQLKTPPSSKDTSTKVSEIVRRRGASDIPHLNYLEFDQTTQPQPNLENIDEGPPATSKKAKKVDIEAEVNRLKKELENTVTKYKQTCEQLTSTKYKVQVLARECSEDAQRMNSAVEKEELQRKTAVLEKERYMKAVKEVETAKALLAREFCQRQIAQVNALRTYLEKKKVIDQLLGTDQRYRKYTVGEIITATEGFSPEKVIGEGGYGKVYHCSLDSTPAAVKAVRLDTPEKKQEFLKEVEVLSQLRHPHLVLLLGACPENGCLVYEYLENGSLEEYIFHQKNKPPLPWFIRFRVVFEVACGLAFLHSSKPEPIVHRDLKPGNILLNRNYVSKIADVGLAKLVTDVAPDNITTYRHSLLAGTLHYIDPEYHRTGTIRPKSDLYAFGIIILQLLTARKPNGLVHAVENAVQKGTLTEMLDKSVTDWPLAETEELARIGLKCAEFRCRDRPDLKEEVIPVLKRLVETANSKIKKEQCNELMEEPEIAADGFTYEKKAILAWFEKHNVSPVTRQKLDHFKLTPNNTLRSAIRDWKSRVRFSNAFIDASC, encoded by the exons ATGAGCGGCGGCAGCGGTGGTCCAAAGGCGCAGGAGGGTGAGTTGTTTGTGGCAGTGGCCGTGAAGGGTATGATCGGAGATAAATTGGGCGGCGGTGGAAGCCGCCGCGCAGTACGGTGGGCCGTGGATAATCTCTTACCTAAGGCTGATAGATTTGTGATGATTCACGTCATCCCCACAATTACTACTATCCCTACCCCTA CCGGAGAGAGATTACCGCTGAAGGAAGTGGAGGAGAGGTTGGTGGAAATGTATGTGAGAGAAGTGAAACAAGAACATGAATCAGTCTTTGTTCCCTTCTTGAAAATGTGCAAGAGGAGTAGTCGCAGCAAG GTAGAAACTCTGTTGCTAGAGTATGATGATCCTGCAAAAGCGCTTCTGCGATTCATCTTCAAATCAGGAGTTAACAGTTTGGTTATGGGATCATTCACGCCAAGCATGTTCACACG GATAACAAAAGGCCCAGGAGTACCGTTGACTGTCTTAAGATACGCTCCAGAAACATGTGAAGTATACATTGTGTGCAAAGACAGGATCACTACAAAATCTATGAATCCGTTAATCAACGCag GGCCGTCCACAGGACCAAAAGCAGCTGCGTCCGCCCGCGGTTACCTGAAAGACGGGGCGGCTAGCTTCCACACTGTACAGTCTCAAAATTTGTCTGATCATCGAGAAACCATag AGCCAGGCACGAGGAGGTCAGTATCGGCTAAAGAGCTGAGATCAACAGTTTATAGTCAACTCAAAACACCTCCAAGTAGTAAGGATACTAGTACAAAAGTTTCAGAGATTGTAAGGCGGCGTGGAGCATCAGATATCCCACACCTAAATTACTTGGAGTTTGATCAAACAACCCAACCCCAACCTAATCTTGAGAACATCGACGAAGGACCACCTGCAACATCTAAAAAAGCAAAGAAG GTTGACATTGAAGCAGAGGTCAATCGTTTGAAGAAAGAGTTAGAAAATACGGTCACTAAATACAAACAAACTTGTGAACAGCTAACTTCCACCAAATACAAG GTTCAGGTGCTAGCGCGGGAATGTTCGGAAGACGCACAAAGAATGAACAGTGCCGTGGAGAAAGAAGAGTTGCAGAGAAAAACGGCGGTGCTGGAGAAAGAGCGGTACATGAAGGCTGTTAAAGAGGTAGAAACAGCGAAAGCGTTGCTTGCGAGGGAGTTTTGTCAGCGACAAATCGCGCAGGTAAATGCTTTAAGGACTtacttggagaagaagaaagtgatCGATCAGCTTTTAGGAACCGATCAACGGTACAGGAAGTACACAGTCGGGGAGATAATAACAGCCACCGAAGGATTCTCCCCAGAGAAAGTGATCGGAGAAGGAGGATACGGAAAAGTTTACCACTGTAGTCTTGATAGTACTCCGGCTGCTGTTAAGGCTGTCAGGCTAGATACGCCGGAGAAGAAACAAGAGTTTTTGAAAGAG GTTGAGGTTCTAAGCCAGCTCCGACACCCACACCTGGTTCTTCTCCTCGGAGCTTGTCCGGAGAATGGTTGTCTGGTTTATGAGTATTTGGAAAATGGAAGCCTCGAGGAATATATAtttcaccaaaaaaataaaccGCCTCTGCCTTGGTTTATCCGGTTTAGGGTGGTTTTCGAGGTAGCTTGTGGTTTAGCCTTCTTACACAGCTCTAAACCGGAACCAATTGTACACCGCGACCTAAAACCGGGAAACATCTTGTTAAACCGGAACTATGTGAGTAAAATCGCAGACGTCGGTTTAGCTAAGCTGGTTACGGATGTTGCACCAGATAATATCACAACCTATCGACACTCACTTCTTGCTGGTACATTGCATTACATTGACCCAGAGTACCATCGAACCGGAACGATTAGACCAAAATCTGATCTCTACGCGTTTGGGATAATCATTCTTCAGTTGTTGACGGCTCGTAAGCCCAACGGGCTTGTACACGCAGTTGAAAATGCTGTACAGAAAGGAACATTAACCGAAATGCTAGACAAGTCTGTTACGGATTGGCCTTTGGCAGAAACCGAGGAATTGGCACGGATTGGTTTAAAGTGTGCGGAGTTTCGGTGCCGAGATAGACCGGATCTTAAAGAAGAGGTTATACCCGTTTTGAAACGGCTTGTAGAGACTGCAAactcaaaaataaagaaagaacaatgCAAC GAGCTAATGGAGGAACCAGAGATTGCAGCTGATGGATTCACGTACGAGAAGAAAGCGATCTTAGCCTGGTTTGAGAAACACAATGTTTCACCAGTGACTCGACAAAAGCTCGACCACTTCAAGCTGACACCGAACAATACACTCCGGTCTGCGATTCGCGATTGGAAATCAAGAGTCCGGTTTTCTAATGCCTTTATTGATGCATCATGTTGA
- the LOC103829481 gene encoding uncharacterized protein LOC103829481 isoform X1: protein MSGGSGGPKAQEGELFVAVAVKGMIGDKLGGGGSRRAVRWAVDNLLPKADRFVMIHVIPTITTIPTPTGERLPLKEVEERLVEMYVREVKQEHESVFVPFLKMCKRSSRSKVETLLLEYDDPAKALLRFIFKSGVNSLVMGSFTPSMFTRITKGPGVPLTVLRYAPETCEVYIVCKDRITTKSMNPLINAGPSTGPKAAASARGYLKDGAASFHTVQSQNLSDHRETIEPGTRRSVSAKELRSTVYSQLKTPPSSKDTSTKVSEIVRRRGASDIPHLNYLEFDQTTQPQPNLENIDEGPPATSKKAKKVDIEAEVNRLKKELENTVTKYKQTCEQLTSTKYKVQVLARECSEDAQRMNSAVEKEELQRKTAVLEKERYMKAVKEVETAKALLAREFCQRQIAQVNALRTYLEKKKVIDQLLGTDQRYRKYTVGEIITATEGFSPEKVIGEGGYGKVYHCSLDSTPAAVKAVRLDTPEKKQEFLKEVEVLSQLRHPHLVLLLGACPENGCLVYEYLENGSLEEYIFHQKNKPPLPWFIRFRVVFEVACGLAFLHSSKPEPIVHRDLKPGNILLNRNYVSKIADVGLAKLVTDVAPDNITTYRHSLLAGTLHYIDPEYHRTGTIRPKSDLYAFGIIILQLLTARKPNGLVHAVENAVQKGTLTEMLDKSVTDWPLAETEELARIGLKCAEFRCRDRPDLKEEVIPVLKRLVETANSKIKKEQCNVRAPSHYFCPILRELMEEPEIAADGFTYEKKAILAWFEKHNVSPVTRQKLDHFKLTPNNTLRSAIRDWKSRVRFSNAFIDASC from the exons ATGAGCGGCGGCAGCGGTGGTCCAAAGGCGCAGGAGGGTGAGTTGTTTGTGGCAGTGGCCGTGAAGGGTATGATCGGAGATAAATTGGGCGGCGGTGGAAGCCGCCGCGCAGTACGGTGGGCCGTGGATAATCTCTTACCTAAGGCTGATAGATTTGTGATGATTCACGTCATCCCCACAATTACTACTATCCCTACCCCTA CCGGAGAGAGATTACCGCTGAAGGAAGTGGAGGAGAGGTTGGTGGAAATGTATGTGAGAGAAGTGAAACAAGAACATGAATCAGTCTTTGTTCCCTTCTTGAAAATGTGCAAGAGGAGTAGTCGCAGCAAG GTAGAAACTCTGTTGCTAGAGTATGATGATCCTGCAAAAGCGCTTCTGCGATTCATCTTCAAATCAGGAGTTAACAGTTTGGTTATGGGATCATTCACGCCAAGCATGTTCACACG GATAACAAAAGGCCCAGGAGTACCGTTGACTGTCTTAAGATACGCTCCAGAAACATGTGAAGTATACATTGTGTGCAAAGACAGGATCACTACAAAATCTATGAATCCGTTAATCAACGCag GGCCGTCCACAGGACCAAAAGCAGCTGCGTCCGCCCGCGGTTACCTGAAAGACGGGGCGGCTAGCTTCCACACTGTACAGTCTCAAAATTTGTCTGATCATCGAGAAACCATag AGCCAGGCACGAGGAGGTCAGTATCGGCTAAAGAGCTGAGATCAACAGTTTATAGTCAACTCAAAACACCTCCAAGTAGTAAGGATACTAGTACAAAAGTTTCAGAGATTGTAAGGCGGCGTGGAGCATCAGATATCCCACACCTAAATTACTTGGAGTTTGATCAAACAACCCAACCCCAACCTAATCTTGAGAACATCGACGAAGGACCACCTGCAACATCTAAAAAAGCAAAGAAG GTTGACATTGAAGCAGAGGTCAATCGTTTGAAGAAAGAGTTAGAAAATACGGTCACTAAATACAAACAAACTTGTGAACAGCTAACTTCCACCAAATACAAG GTTCAGGTGCTAGCGCGGGAATGTTCGGAAGACGCACAAAGAATGAACAGTGCCGTGGAGAAAGAAGAGTTGCAGAGAAAAACGGCGGTGCTGGAGAAAGAGCGGTACATGAAGGCTGTTAAAGAGGTAGAAACAGCGAAAGCGTTGCTTGCGAGGGAGTTTTGTCAGCGACAAATCGCGCAGGTAAATGCTTTAAGGACTtacttggagaagaagaaagtgatCGATCAGCTTTTAGGAACCGATCAACGGTACAGGAAGTACACAGTCGGGGAGATAATAACAGCCACCGAAGGATTCTCCCCAGAGAAAGTGATCGGAGAAGGAGGATACGGAAAAGTTTACCACTGTAGTCTTGATAGTACTCCGGCTGCTGTTAAGGCTGTCAGGCTAGATACGCCGGAGAAGAAACAAGAGTTTTTGAAAGAG GTTGAGGTTCTAAGCCAGCTCCGACACCCACACCTGGTTCTTCTCCTCGGAGCTTGTCCGGAGAATGGTTGTCTGGTTTATGAGTATTTGGAAAATGGAAGCCTCGAGGAATATATAtttcaccaaaaaaataaaccGCCTCTGCCTTGGTTTATCCGGTTTAGGGTGGTTTTCGAGGTAGCTTGTGGTTTAGCCTTCTTACACAGCTCTAAACCGGAACCAATTGTACACCGCGACCTAAAACCGGGAAACATCTTGTTAAACCGGAACTATGTGAGTAAAATCGCAGACGTCGGTTTAGCTAAGCTGGTTACGGATGTTGCACCAGATAATATCACAACCTATCGACACTCACTTCTTGCTGGTACATTGCATTACATTGACCCAGAGTACCATCGAACCGGAACGATTAGACCAAAATCTGATCTCTACGCGTTTGGGATAATCATTCTTCAGTTGTTGACGGCTCGTAAGCCCAACGGGCTTGTACACGCAGTTGAAAATGCTGTACAGAAAGGAACATTAACCGAAATGCTAGACAAGTCTGTTACGGATTGGCCTTTGGCAGAAACCGAGGAATTGGCACGGATTGGTTTAAAGTGTGCGGAGTTTCGGTGCCGAGATAGACCGGATCTTAAAGAAGAGGTTATACCCGTTTTGAAACGGCTTGTAGAGACTGCAAactcaaaaataaagaaagaacaatgCAACGTGCGTGCACCAAGTCATTACTTTTGTCCTATCTTACGA GAGCTAATGGAGGAACCAGAGATTGCAGCTGATGGATTCACGTACGAGAAGAAAGCGATCTTAGCCTGGTTTGAGAAACACAATGTTTCACCAGTGACTCGACAAAAGCTCGACCACTTCAAGCTGACACCGAACAATACACTCCGGTCTGCGATTCGCGATTGGAAATCAAGAGTCCGGTTTTCTAATGCCTTTATTGATGCATCATGTTGA
- the LOC103829481 gene encoding uncharacterized protein LOC103829481 isoform X3, which translates to MDSQTVQRMAILEAENELMDLEYNEDEDSQEEGHDLSVNEPAQSTHTQCPKRHTHTPRASRSPRSPLASRSPRSPLAPRAPRSPLAPRSPRASRSSRAPRAPRAKRPRQVRKKTSKCWLHFTSVGVESDGKERAKCHYCGIKLVIDRTHGTSTMNRHSRSCLEKPETEVVDYDPKVDKEMVYEIIIYHDLPFRYVEYEKVRERDKYLNPECEPISRQTASREVFKRYQIEKLKLKEMFASYQGRVSFTSDLWTSRSQVRGYICLTAHYIDEKWKLHSHILAFCDVKPPHTGEAIAKKIFDILKEWGLERRVFSLTLDNASANDNMQKILTHRLQSGNGLLCDGKFLHVRCCAHILNLIVKKGLELGSSLLVNIRESVKYVKASDSRKDSFATCVESAGIESSAGLSLDVDTRWNSTYEMLVRALKFRKAFDNLHLYDRNYKCLPSEEEWNRGEKIRDFLKPFSTITTYFSGVNYPTASVYFMLVWKIELLLRRYARCKDNEIRLMAVDMQSKFAKYWDEYSLILAMAAVLDPRIKLQMLKEAYHKLDPRTSEKKVEVVRKSLELLYKEYSSKSSESSSKFPRKTPHELLTESPLEDDFDDDLLELERCIQFGSNNERTNLDMYLADTKVDISAFSDMEVLDYWKDKQHRYGDLALLARDILSIPITTVASESAFSVGGRFLSPFRNRLLPKTVQALICTRNWLRGFVEFEGDIEEYFDYDDEDANKRASSSGNVDSNM; encoded by the exons ATGGATTCACAAACTGTACAAAGAATGGCAATTCTTGAGGCAGAAAACGAATTGATGGACTTGGAGTATAATGAAGATGAAGACTCCCAAGAAGAGGGACATGATCTTAGTGTCAATGAACCTGCTCAGTCAACACATACTCAATGTCCAAAGAGACACACACACACTCCACGAGCTTCGCGGTCTCCACGATCTCCACTAGCTTCACGGTCTCCACGATCTCCACTAGCTCCACGAGCTCCACGATCTCCACTAGCTCCACGATCTCCACGAGCTTCACGATCTTCACGAGCTCCACGAGCTCCAAGAGCTAAACGGCCTAGACAGGTACGTAAAAAGACTTCTAAGTGTTGGCTACACTTTACATCGGTTGGCGTAGAGTCTGATGGTAAAGAAAGGGCTAAGTGTCACTACTGTGGTATTAAGTTAGTTATAGATAGGACTCATGGAACTTCAACAATGAATCGCCATTCACGCTCTTGTCTAGAAAAACCTGAAACCGAAGTTGTTGATTATGATCCCAAAGTTGATAAGGAAATGGTTTATGAGATTATAATTTATCATGACCTTCCTTTTCGCTATGTAGAATACGAAAAGGTTAGGGAGAGAGATAAATATCTTAATCCAGAATGTGAGCCTATAAGTAGACAAACCGCAAGTAGGGAGGtgtttaaaagatatcaaatagaAAAGCTGAAGTTGAAAGAAATGTTTGCAAGTTACCAAGGTCGTGTGTCTTTCACTTCTGACTTGTGGACGAGTCGTAGCCAAGTGAGAGGTTATATCTGCCTCACTGCTCATTATATTGATGAGAAATGGAAGCTACACAGTCACATATTGGCATTTTGCGATGTCAAACCCCCACATACCGGTGAAGCAATAGCCAAGAAGATTTTTGATATCCTAAAGGAGTGGGGGTTAGAGCGAAGAGTGTTTTCCCTCACCTTAGATAATGCTTCTGCTAATGATAACATGCAAAAGATCCTTACTCATCGTCTGCAGAGTGGGAATGGCTTGTTGTGCGATGGAAAGTTCCTCCATGTAAGGTGTTGCGCCCACATTTTGAATCTGATTGTCAAGAAAGGGTTAGAGTTAGGTTCTAGTCTTTTGGTGAACATTAGGGAGAGCGTTAAGTATGTGAAAGCTTCTGATTCAAGGAAGGATTCTTTTGCTACGTGTGTTGAGAGCGCTGGTATTGAAAGCAGTGCTGGTTTGTCTTTGGATGTGGACACACGGTGGAACTCCACTTACGAGATGTTGGTGAGAGCTCTCAAGTTTCGTAAAGCCTTTGATAATCTGCATTTGTATGATAGAAACTACAAATGTTTGCCTTCTGAAGAAGAGTGGAATCGCGGCGAGAAGATTCGAGACTTCTTGAAGCCATTTAGTACAATCACAACATACTTCTCTGGAGTCAACTACCCAACAGCCAGTGTTTATTTCATGCTAGTATGGAAGATCGAGTTGTTGTTGAGGAGGTATGCAAGGTGTAAGGATAATGAGATAAGATTAATGGCTGTGGATATGCAAAGTAAGTTTGCTAAATACTGGGACGAGTACAGTCTTATTTTAGCTATGGCAGCAGTACTAGACCCAAGGATTAAGCTGCAGATGCTTAAGGAAGCTTATCATAAGCTGGATCCTAGAACTTCTGAGAAGAAGGTTGAAGTCGTGAGGAAGAGCCTGGAGTTGCTTTATAAAGAGTATAGTTCAAAGTCATCAGAAAGTTCTTCCAAATTTCCAAGAAAAACTCCACATGAACTCCTTACAGAATCTCCTCTTGAAGATGATTTCGATGAT GATCTGCTTGAGCTTGAAAGGTGTATCCAGTTTGGTTCAAACAACGAAAGGACAAATCTGGACATGTATTTGGCTGATACTAAGGTTGATATTTCGGCATTCTCAGATATGGAGGTGTTAGACTACTGGAAAGATAAGCAACACAGATATGGTGACTTAGCTTTGCTTGCCCGTGATATTCTTAGCATCCCTATTACTACTGTTGCGTCTGAATCTGCGTTTAGTGTGGGAGGTCGGTTTTTGAGTCCTTTTAGAAACCGTCTCCTCCCTAAAACTGTCCAAGCATTGATATGTACGCGAAACTGGCTACGCGGGTTTGTTGAGTTTGAAG GAGACATTGAGGAGTACTTTGATTATGATGATGAGGATGCTAATAAAAGAGCAAGTAGCTCAGGAAATGTAGATTCAAACATGTG A